The following DNA comes from Occultella kanbiaonis.
GCGTCGAACCCCGTCACGGGCACGGCTATTCCGGCCGGGCCGCTCCGAAGGTGAAACGGTCGCGCTCGAGCCACCGGACGCCGTCGAACTCGTGCAGGGCGAGCGCCGTGGCCGAGAACGTGACCGGCAGCGCGGCCGACACCTCGGCCGCCACCTCGGCGAGCACCTCCTCCGGCTGCTCGTGGGCGACCGTCAGGTGGGGGACCACCGTCTCGAACTCGCCGCCGTAGGGTTGTGCCTGCGGCCACCGGAGCGCGACCGCCTCGGTCAGCGCCCGGAACCGGTCCGCCGGTCGCGGATCCAGCCAGAGCGTGCGCGGGAACCGCGCCGTGCGGGCCAGCACCGCCTCGAA
Coding sequences within:
- a CDS encoding 2'-5' RNA ligase family protein, which translates into the protein MAPFPLGATGLTVLVPEAEPLVAGPRSRFDVAAQFGMPAHVTVLYPWLPRDELGADDLDGVRSLARASAPFEAVLARTARFPRTLWLDPRPADRFRALTEAVALRWPQAQPYGGEFETVVPHLTVAHEQPEEVLAEVAAEVSAALPVTFSATALALHEFDGVRWLERDRFTFGAARPE